One Setaria italica strain Yugu1 chromosome II, Setaria_italica_v2.0, whole genome shotgun sequence DNA segment encodes these proteins:
- the LOC101762112 gene encoding transcription factor TCP13-like — protein sequence MEALAKKQERFRWHSRTLRIGDEQGMKEIGMERTAASARTPRWTAARWPPRRHGGRAGWRTAARGKDRHSKVVTVRGLRDRHVQLVPTAIQFYDIQYCLGIDQPSKAIVWLIHAAKTSTSSMLSLANTPAHTAPHLDPCAHHRSCREPPAPHRHRLGGPVGESPRAGGG from the exons ATGGAGGCGCTggcaaaaaaacaagaaag ATTTAGATGGCACAGCCGCACACTGAGAATTGGGGATGAGCAAGGCATGAAGGAGATAGGAATGGAGCGCACCGCTGCAAGCGCCCGCACGCCACGCTGGACGGCGGCtcggtggccgccgcggcggcatgGCGGACGTGCTGGGTGGCGCACGGCAGCCAGGGGCAAGGACCGGCACAGCAAGGTCGTGACGGTGCGGGGTCTCCGGGATCGGCACGTCCAGCTTGTGCCCACGGCCATCCAATTCTACGACATCCAGTACTGCCTCGGCATCGACCAGCCTAGCAAGGCCATCGTGTGGCTCATCCACGCCGCCAAGACCAGCACGAGCTCCATGCTTTCGCTTGCCAACACCCCAGCCCACACTGCTCCTCATCTCGATCCTTGCGCTCATCACCGTAGCTGCCGGGAGCCACCGGCCCCACACCGCCACCGGCTAGGGGGGCCAGTTGGGGAGAGCCCGCGCGCCGGTGGCGGCTAG